The following coding sequences lie in one Glycine max cultivar Williams 82 chromosome 19, Glycine_max_v4.0, whole genome shotgun sequence genomic window:
- the LOC100815369 gene encoding uncharacterized protein LOC100815369, protein MIRLRSKRFSRSSSKPGNNGSKAASSSPEKDCKSIGEIKWELRPGGMLVQKRESNQSSGEGVITIRVSTVSQWHDINIDATSTFGELKMILSLVTSLEPREQRLLFRGKEKEDNEFLHMVGVRDKDKVLLLEDPAIKEMKLLGMARGQPINNTCCTISA, encoded by the exons ATGATCAGGTTGAGATCAAAGAGGTTTTCAAGAAGCAGCTCCAAGCCTGGAAACAATGGGAGCAAAGCAGCATCATCATCCCCAGAAAAGGATTGCAAAAGTATTGGTGAAATCAAGTGGGAACTTAGGCCTGGTGGCATGCTTGTTCAGAAAAGGGAGAGTAATCAAAGTTCTGGGGAAGGGGTGATCACTATTAGAGTGTCAACTGTGTCACAGTGGCATGACATTAACATTGATGCCACTTCAACTTTTG gggaattaaaaatgattttgtcaCTGGTGACAAGTTTGGAGCCCAGAGAGCAGAGGCTTCTCTTCAGGGGCAAAGAGAAAGAGGACAATGAGTTCCTTCACATGGTTGGGGTTAGGGACAAGGACAAGGTGCTGCTGCTAGAGGATCCAGCAATCAAGGAAATGAAGCTTCTTGGCATGGCAAGAGGCCAACCCATTAACAATACTTGTTGTACCATCAGTGCATGA